Sequence from the Crassostrea angulata isolate pt1a10 chromosome 9, ASM2561291v2, whole genome shotgun sequence genome:
agaaaaatgaaacacaaaaatatcagaGTTAGTACACATTGGCAAGTTGCAATACAAAGTATTTATGGCACATACttcttatatgaaaataaatttagattATATCTAGTTTTCattgtacttttttttgttaCTGAAATGCAAATTACTAATTTAGGTACAGTAACAaattgttatgtatttttcattaaaacaccgaaaaaatttgaattcaagCAAGCTCTGAGTtgcatattcatttatttatatttacctttttatggtagaattttttttcaaatgtttgaaaaaatattttggtacaTTGTACAGTGGGGAATTGTCAATAGTCAATTTACTTTATACACTGTACAAGCGTATGGCAGGGGAGcgaatataaatgtataattttaatttaaccaATGAAGACTTGCTTTTCAGCACGTTCTaagttgtatatattttttcagcTCACCGTGATAACAGTTTTGTTGATGTCTATTTGATGACCATCCGGGATTTCAACGTCGTAGCCGAACAACCCCCCATTCAGTGGCAGCCGCACGCTCACTAAtctataattttatttccacaaaaatgattaataatATTCTTACAGAAAACATATATTGTGTcatcacaaataaaaatatatattttaaacctaTCCAAGTGCATTAAACATTAATAACAATATTGTTGGCATGAGTTGTGCAGCGAGAACTTAACCCTCACAAAGTCCGTGTGATGTACGAGTGTATAGATATCAGAGAGATACCAGAATGCACACGCTCTTTAGCATATGTAGAACATTCAAATCGTGTGatgaatttaataaatatacaaagaTTTTATGTAAAACGATTTATACAAGTAAAAGGATCCATtgcgattttaatgtttacttttaTACAATTTGTGAGACGATAAAACTCATTTTTGTAGATGTTGATGCGTGCACAAAGAGTGAGATGCCGTCTATAAAAACAAACACCGTGCACAGTTACTCACGTGGGCTGGATCGAGGATTTCTCTATAATGATGCTGCTGTGTTTTGAGAATTTTTCTCCCTTCAAAGCTCCATCCTGCTGCGCTCTCGTCTTTGACAACGTCACTTTTGTCTCTCCTCTTCCATCCTGAAAACCCGCTAGAAACATAATTTAATAGAAAATGGTTTAGTTTTAATTGTTGGCAGctcatttatatcattttaaaattcaaattgctTATTATGACCTAGTATTCTACGAAAGATGggttatttgattttaaattttacatatatatatgtattattttttggATTGAGTTTTATTAAGCAATTGTAAGCGTTTATTACTCATTCGTAAAATATCCCATACTAGTAAcacatattgattttaaaaaaaccaacaatctCACTTCTTTTTGTTAATCCTTATTAATCTTTGTATTTACTTGTATTTAAGATTAACACCtgtatttaaaaatagtttaacacaCTTGATATTCAAACTGAATTGAAATACAATGTTGAGATTTGATCATTTGCATTTTGACTGGTCTCTCGGATTAGAGGGTAAGAGATGTTAATCTTAAATACAAGTAAATACACCAGAGGGAATTGTTTAATAATCACAATTACCATACAAAATTGCCATTCTTTAAACTTAATGAATTTTGATCTAATAATAACTAAAACATGATAATTGTAAAAGCAAAGATAGTATCACCGTGTGAAATGTTCCCCTTGGACATGACACCTTTTCCCCTGTCACTGGCGTTGAGTGACTTTTATCCGGACACCCTTAATTGACTCACAGTTTATCTTAGTAATCCGTTAATTGAAGTAACGCTCTATATTTACTATTCTATTATTCTCTATTGttaaaactgtgttttgttaTCTATATGTAATTGGTTGCCATGTTCAATTATTCGGCAGTTGGAGAGCGACAGTCAAAGCGCTCGTACCACCGACTCCCGACCTCGCAGAATATTGTTATAAGTTTGCggagttttaataaatcttgtaaaacgAATACCGATCGACTTATACATTTTCCGTGGGTCACAATAGAATCACAGAGTTTCCTTTCTCATGTTAAACATGTAGTATGTTATTAAACCGTTTCCTCGCCTATATGTTTAGTTCGTTGCTTCGCTCGTCACCAAATCCCATGGCACTCGagacaagtattccttttaaagggatgatcggcaataatgatatatagatagctagaagcaatcaatgtgatcagtttgatgtaaaataattaaaaaatactgtatttttacaaaatagagaatattttgaatctgtaaaccataatttcatcattataaaccgtcaacaaattcaattttgaaataaatttggggaaactccttgtctagttatatatttttaacgtaattattaaatgctaatgtatcttcttcttcttcttcttcttctacttcttcttcttcttcttcagaatactaggtagggctcttcaaagagcattaacacgtatacaaagaaagagttgtattaaaataatttaatgcgactgaaaaacattgaatgccatcataacttgctattgaggtcgcattataacgtaactttctttataaatcaagccgtcttcctagctactattatgcaacatgaatagatcgaggtcagttcatggagcatcttcttatgatcgaggtcagttcatcgaggtcaactgcattactgagtgaatctttcgatcgaaattcttacgcgtgagacaagatgtgcattcttgaattaacaggtcgaactgtatttaatgtatgtttgcatctcttaaggtaaataatttgaaatagaactgactaaaatgttatataaatattaaaccaaagcttcaagtttttataagaacgccttatgcaagcggaatgtgtgcgcacgtaaAAGCGTTTgtcggatgcctcatatggacacaacagtgatcggccgaagccgatcacaaacaTTTTACCAACACACAATTAGAGCAACAGTTTTGCTGTTTTCCAGAATTTCTGGAAGTTCTTTTTAAACTATTATGTAGGATATATTTCGCAACTAACAACGacacaacaaaattaaatacaaaatgtcatttttttaaaaaaatcattccttttaaattaattatagatCGGCAAAGAGATGCCAAATTAACCTTCACAAGCGTTCGATATGTCCAGCATTAATGAAAGTGTATCAATTGTTTCGTTAATATTACAGTCATTTCGTTGGCAATGAAACTATGCACACCCCAATATCGCAATGAAAAAAGactatgtatttatttaactgaattttattcatgacaTATCTATACATATAAGTTGCATACTCACCTATGAATTCGCTCATTGCTCCATCGGCCATttctagaatttaaaaaaaatgataactcaatttattttatcttattttgatgttttatttgttcattatttgcaacatactttttatattttatttgcttAATAGCATGTTTTTTATTCACTTGTTGGTCCAACCATTTTTAATAAGATTTCTTTTGTAATGATTTTGTAACTAGGGTCTTggattatttaaatttaagattGTTTTGATGAATTCCATCTTATTCAGTTGTAATACATATTAACTAATCTGTAATTTAACACTCATGTTAACATAGATAAAATGTAAGGTTTTCATTAAAATGGTATGTAAAATACTAgacaattctttttaaattgcctgctttatttgataacaaaacCATGCAGCTGCTCAATTTTAAACGATATGCAGTAAGGTGTCCATAATTGTGACTGCGTTGAATCACCAAGACATACCTATGCCTAAAAGTATTGCTATGTCTGAAAGCCTTACCACTGAGCCATTGAGGCTATTTAAATGGTATGCAATATGTATGGActtgtattaatttaaaaatgcacTGTTTGGCTGTTTcctaacgatttttttttatgaaaagcagGCCTCCTTTCAAACCTTTGTAAATGGAAATTCAATagtttttatcatgtttaaagCTCATGACAAATCTATGACGCATACATCGAAAGAATAAGCACTGTCCTCTAAAACAAGACATTACTTGAAAATGTTTACTTTACTATACTATTGATCTTACTTAAACgctaaaaattaatataataaaacatatcatcacttttacattttccagtgtcttaaATTTCTCTGTGATATCAcaacgaatcgattttgtatcGTATAGTTCAAAATAGTTCATATTCAATGCGCGGTTGGGGTGCAAGACGGGGTTtgcataaaaatacaaaatgaaaataacgtcaaaataatttaatatttgattgatCCCTGGGtgaacattttataaatataagtactAAGAAATCATTTCTTGAATAATACGAGGTGATCAAATTCGGTTGGGGTGATAAACGGTATCATAAATCCcttcaggctttattggatCTAATAACCCAGCCATATTTGATCATCTCAAAATActgaaagaatgattccttataccTTATTTCAAATGTATAAAGCCCTAAAATAATTCTAAGATTACTACAATGCAATGTCAGTGTAATATGggtatgaaatgaaaaaaacaaacaaacaaaaaataaacaacatagTTGACATATAAACGAATTAAAATATAACATGCATTGGTTATTAGCATGAACATGCATTAAATATTAACATGGTACTTGAgttattttataacaaatacaattatgtgaaaacagaatttaaaatctatttgcttgtgtggaaacataaaTGTAGCCAAGCTTTGTTATgcaattataaaaatagttatccttgcttaaaataaaagaaaagaagcTGTAAAGCAAGTTACATACTGCCAATAAACTTCCAAAATACACAAATGTCTATATTATTTAATCACCTATATGAATAGCCGCCGAGGAAAAAGTgcagttattacatgtattaaaccaAGTTAATCGATTATTAAAAgagtaaaaaataattgtatttataattttaattgtgGAACAAAGGGGTTTTATTGGGGTGTCGTTTTGGATAGGTGGGTGTttgtagctttttaaaaaaaaattatcatgtgATTTTTGGGGCCTGTATAATGAACTCTTTGttctaaaattatgaaatttacattgatataaataagtataaagaatatatatatatatatatatatatatatatattacaggtAGATCTGAATTTTGTTGCCTTTTTTTTCTTAGTGATAACACTACATGACAGgcgttaataaataaaaagggTCAAGAAAGTTTAATCTTCCTTGAACAGgtgaatttttgtttaaataagactcaaaatattcttaaaatgagTTTAATTGCAAGTCAAAAACAGGTTTATTTTTGCGAAAAGGATCATAAATCTCATTCGTCGTATAAAGAATGatctttataaataattaaataattctaatgtatataaaaaactATAATCGCTATAAAATTTAAAGGAATgggttaaattattttttatgttgattacatacctattttcaaaatttgtaagcaGAAcctaattctttaaaaatagttCATCTTTagtgtatttatatttacaattttatctgCAAGATTACTTTTTATTGCAAAGAATTACTTACTGGTTGTGTAAAGAAACTTGCTTTGCAACTATCCAATAACACCAGTTATTCTAGTTTGGGGAGTTTACATGGAAGTTTGGGGTATACCTCctttcaatttaaaattcaatgcaaaAAGTAACCAATCAAAATATAGGTTGCCAAGTACGACCTAATGACCATAGAAACaacataatattttgattacattaaaaaaaaccttgaaaaaAGACAAGAAGGGAAGTTAGATAAACATATCATTTGACACGAATCAATTGCATTTCTATAATGAGTGATATATTTAGAATGTACAAATGCaagaatataaaagaaaaatataaacgcGCGCATGTCCTCTGTTTTAGAACCATGCAAGTCTTAACATGAAGATCGAAAGTCCGCCTAGATTGCTGTTTACCTTTTCGAAATCGTTATGTTAATCATATCGAATAATAAAGTAAAGAGAACGCCTCCTTGTTGAAACCCGCCGGTGACAgttaatttatttgcaaaagttTTGCCTTGATGACATTTTactgtaagagagagagagggagagagagagagagagagagagagagagagagagagagagagagagagagagagagagagaacacaaTCATTATAATTCGTGGTGGCCCAATGATTGTGGTATTTGTGAGTAGCCCTCCCTCAGAATTTACCTCATCGACCAAGCACATTTTGGATTAAGTTAATTTTAATCTTAAACTTAAAAACGGCACAACCATGAAATTGCATCCCCATGAGTAAGCAAAAATCccataatccacgaaaattggcccccactgAATTTGAATGATTCCACAATATATACTTGTATTATCGCAACAAAAAATGTACACAAGTTTGTGAAGTATTGTCATCTTTACCTACAGAAATCCTTTTAAGCTGACATAGAAAAATTGTATAACAGATAAAAGTGGAAACAAAAAGGTCGTTTTCTTTTCTTCTCTGTTCCCGGAAGAGAAACACATTAACCCCTATTATCTTATCCTTACTTTGCGGTGTTTTTAAGCTAAAATGTTTCAGACAGGCTTGTGATTTTTCTCGGTCTTAAGGACAAAACAGAAGCTGTTAAGAGGGCGGAATATGTATGCAGCAAGACGACGTGTAACCTAAAAATGTAGTCCCGCTACGTAATGAGGGTTGCAACGTTGTCGAAAGCTGAAGTTGCACAAAAGATATCTGGCATTGGACCAAGTTTTCAATACTGTTTCACAAAAGACTTCTGGCATCAGACCAAGTTTTTGGTGCAACCATTGAGCAATTCAGTGTGTTGTTCAAATAGGCTCTCAATGCCAGATCTGTAAGGTTTCTTGTGTGATATAAAagtgaatatttcattttaaatctttCACTCTTTTGCTACAATTAGGAACGGAGAGATCTTTAATTACTGAAAGGCTgtctgattttgtttatttgtacaacATACTGGTTAATTTATGCCAACATTTcagaaacaaaaatgataatacctctaaaaaactgaa
This genomic interval carries:
- the LOC128162483 gene encoding uncharacterized protein LOC128162483 encodes the protein MADGAMSEFIAGFQDGRGETKVTLSKTRAQQDGALKGEKFSKHSSIIIEKSSIQPTLVSVRLPLNGGLFGYDVEIPDGHQIDINKTVITPKSDVIEIKIVKIGEFTLPA